The Denitrificimonas caeni genome has a segment encoding these proteins:
- the rplF gene encoding 50S ribosomal protein L6 translates to MSRIAKNPVTLPAGVELKLAGQELSVKGAKGALELTVHSSVEVSQEGSEIRFAARHGDQQSKAMAGTTRALVNNMVTGVSQGFERKLQLVGVGYRAQAKGPILSLALGFSHPVEYELPEGVTAETPSATDIVIRGIDKQVLGQVAAEIRQFRRPEPYKGKGVRYAEEVVRRKEAKKK, encoded by the coding sequence ATGTCTCGCATTGCTAAGAATCCCGTCACGCTACCAGCCGGTGTTGAGCTAAAACTCGCTGGCCAAGAGCTTTCGGTGAAGGGTGCTAAAGGTGCCCTAGAGTTGACTGTGCATTCTTCAGTTGAAGTAAGCCAAGAAGGCAGCGAAATTCGTTTTGCCGCCCGTCATGGTGATCAACAGTCTAAAGCTATGGCCGGTACTACCCGTGCTTTAGTGAACAACATGGTGACTGGTGTTAGCCAGGGTTTTGAGCGTAAGTTGCAACTTGTTGGTGTGGGCTATCGTGCTCAAGCCAAAGGACCAATTTTGTCTTTAGCTCTTGGTTTCTCGCATCCTGTTGAATATGAATTGCCTGAAGGTGTGACGGCTGAAACGCCAAGCGCTACCGATATCGTTATTCGTGGTATCGACAAGCAAGTTTTGGGTCAGGTAGCTGCCGAAATTCGTCAGTTCCGCCGTCCAGAACCATACAAAGGTAAAGGTGTGCGCTACGCTGAAGAAGTTGTGCGCCGCAAAGAAGCTAAGAAGAAGTAG
- the rplR gene encoding 50S ribosomal protein L18, with translation MNDKKVSRLRRSRKARLKMNELQVTRLCVFRSSQHIYAQVISADGGKVLVSASTLDSQLRGEATGNIEAAKKVGQLVAERAKAAGVAKVAFDRSGFKYHGRVKALADAAREGGLEF, from the coding sequence ATGAACGACAAGAAAGTTTCAAGACTGCGTCGCTCTCGCAAAGCACGTCTGAAGATGAACGAGTTACAAGTTACTCGTCTTTGCGTGTTTCGCTCTTCGCAGCATATTTACGCCCAGGTCATTTCGGCCGACGGCGGCAAAGTATTAGTTTCGGCTTCTACTTTGGATTCGCAACTGCGCGGTGAGGCCACTGGCAACATCGAAGCAGCCAAAAAAGTAGGCCAGCTGGTCGCCGAGCGTGCGAAAGCCGCTGGAGTTGCCAAAGTGGCTTTTGACCGTTCTGGCTTCAAGTACCATGGCCGTGTGAAAGCACTGGCTGATGCTGCTCGTGAAGGCGGGCTGGAGTTTTAA
- the rpmD gene encoding 50S ribosomal protein L30 produces MSQATVKVTLVKSTIGRLANHKACVRGLGLRRIGHTVEVLDTPENRGMINTAYYLLRVEG; encoded by the coding sequence ATGTCTCAAGCAACCGTTAAAGTGACTCTTGTTAAGAGCACGATCGGCCGTTTGGCTAATCACAAGGCTTGTGTGCGCGGCTTAGGTCTGCGCCGTATTGGTCACACTGTTGAGGTTCTGGATACTCCAGAAAATCGCGGCATGATCAACACAGCTTATTACTTGCTCCGAGTGGAGGGCTGA
- the rpsN gene encoding 30S ribosomal protein S14: protein MAKKSMINRELKRQQTVAKFAEKRAALKAIIANPASSDEERWDAQVALQKQPRDASRSRLRNRCRITGRPHGVYRKFGLSRIKLREAAMRGDVPGLVKSSW from the coding sequence ATGGCTAAGAAGAGCATGATCAACCGTGAGCTGAAGCGTCAGCAAACGGTAGCAAAGTTCGCTGAAAAGCGTGCGGCGCTAAAAGCTATCATTGCCAATCCGGCTTCCAGCGATGAAGAACGTTGGGATGCCCAGGTTGCATTGCAAAAGCAACCACGTGATGCAAGCCGTTCGCGTCTGCGTAATCGCTGCCGCATCACGGGTCGCCCACATGGTGTATACCGCAAATTCGGCTTAAGCCGTATCAAATTGCGTGAAGCTGCAATGCGAGGCGATGTACCAGGTTTGGTTAAGTCCAGCTGGTAA
- the rpsE gene encoding 30S ribosomal protein S5 — MANHEQKRDNRDAGRDEGYIEKLVQVNRVAKTVKGGRIFTFTALSVVGDGKGRVGFGRGKSREVPAAIQKAMEAARRNMIQVDLNGVTLQYPIKAVHGASRVFMQPASEGTGVIAGGAMRAVLEVAGVQDVLAKCYGSTNPVNVVYATFKGLKTMQSPDSVAAKRGKSVEEIL; from the coding sequence ATGGCAAATCACGAGCAAAAACGCGATAACCGCGACGCTGGCCGCGATGAGGGCTACATCGAGAAATTGGTGCAAGTCAACCGTGTAGCTAAGACCGTTAAAGGTGGTCGTATTTTCACTTTCACAGCACTGAGTGTTGTCGGTGATGGTAAAGGCCGTGTTGGCTTTGGCCGCGGTAAATCACGCGAAGTTCCAGCAGCAATTCAAAAAGCTATGGAAGCAGCGCGTCGCAATATGATTCAGGTTGATTTAAATGGTGTTACTTTACAGTACCCAATTAAAGCTGTGCATGGCGCTTCACGCGTATTTATGCAGCCTGCTTCAGAAGGTACTGGCGTAATTGCCGGTGGTGCGATGCGTGCAGTTTTAGAGGTTGCAGGTGTTCAGGACGTACTAGCCAAGTGCTATGGTTCGACCAACCCAGTTAACGTTGTATATGCAACGTTTAAAGGTTTGAAGACTATGCAGTCACCTGATTCAGTTGCTGCTAAGCGTGGCAAAAGCGTCGAGGAGATTCTTTAA
- the rpsH gene encoding 30S ribosomal protein S8, translated as MSMQDPLSDMLTRIRNAQMAEKSVVTMPSSTLKQSVASVLKSEGYIADFQISSDVKPQLTIELKYFEGRPVIEEIKRVSRPGLRQYNAANDLPKVRAGLGVAIVSTNKGVMSDRAARAAGIGGEVLCSVF; from the coding sequence ATGAGTATGCAGGACCCGTTGTCAGATATGCTGACTCGAATCCGTAATGCCCAGATGGCTGAAAAGTCTGTTGTAACTATGCCTTCTTCAACGCTTAAGCAATCAGTTGCAAGCGTTTTAAAGAGCGAAGGTTACATTGCAGATTTTCAGATCAGCAGCGATGTTAAACCGCAGTTGACCATCGAATTGAAATACTTTGAAGGTCGTCCGGTCATCGAAGAAATCAAACGTGTTAGTCGCCCTGGTTTACGCCAGTACAATGCGGCTAATGATCTGCCAAAGGTTCGTGCAGGTTTAGGTGTAGCAATCGTATCCACCAACAAAGGTGTGATGAGTGATCGTGCTGCCCGTGCTGCCGGAATCGGTGGCGAAGTTCTTTGTAGCGTATTCTAA